A section of the Sphingomonas ginsenosidivorax genome encodes:
- a CDS encoding SDR family NAD(P)-dependent oxidoreductase: MSAVVIGASGGIGAALEAALIDEGIAVQGFARSESGARHIDLEDEASIAAAAGRITGSPTLVVVATGLLHDGERGPEKAMRDLDPVWMARNFAINAIGPALVAKHILPLMPKSGRMVFAVLSARVGSISDNKLGGWYGYRASKAAVNQLVRTLAIEDKRRNSSGIVVALHPGTVDTGLSRPFQGHVAPGRLFKPDRAAVQLLDVIDGLRAPDSGKLFAWDGVEVAP; this comes from the coding sequence ATGAGCGCCGTCGTCATCGGCGCGTCGGGCGGCATCGGCGCGGCGCTGGAAGCGGCGCTGATCGACGAGGGCATCGCGGTCCAGGGGTTCGCGCGATCCGAGTCGGGAGCGCGCCATATCGATCTGGAGGACGAGGCGAGCATTGCGGCCGCGGCGGGACGGATCACGGGATCCCCGACATTGGTCGTCGTCGCGACCGGCTTGCTCCACGACGGCGAGCGCGGTCCGGAAAAGGCGATGCGCGATCTCGATCCGGTCTGGATGGCGCGCAACTTCGCGATCAACGCAATCGGGCCGGCACTGGTCGCGAAGCACATCCTGCCGCTGATGCCGAAGTCCGGGCGGATGGTGTTCGCGGTGCTGTCGGCACGCGTCGGTAGCATCTCCGACAACAAGCTCGGCGGCTGGTACGGCTATCGTGCGTCGAAGGCGGCGGTCAACCAGCTCGTCCGGACGCTCGCGATCGAGGACAAGCGCCGCAACTCGAGCGGGATCGTCGTCGCCTTGCATCCGGGCACGGTCGATACCGGCCTGTCTCGGCCGTTCCAGGGCCATGTCGCACCCGGGCGGCTGTTCAAGCCGGACCGCGCTGCGGTGCAGTTGCTCGACGTCATCGACGGACTCCGCGCGCCGGACAGCGGCAAGCTTTTCGCATGGGACGGGGTCG
- the yaaA gene encoding peroxide stress protein YaaA encodes MIAVLSPAKTLDYETPLPSLEPTTPRFADEAATLAHAASRLPQKRLRELMHISPALAKLNADRFRDFDTLPERPALFAFAGDVYTGFDVASLDEQGVAFAQGHVRMLSGLYGLLRPLDLMRPYRLEMGTRWAPRKTKLTDWWGDRIAKVLAADVEEDGTGVVLNLASQEYWAAVDGRLPKSVRVVAIDFREGAAQKFVSFHAKKARGMVARWMAEHRIEDIDAMKGFDTDGYAYDAAGSTDDIWRFVRA; translated from the coding sequence ATGATCGCTGTCCTCTCCCCCGCCAAGACGCTCGACTACGAGACCCCGCTGCCGTCGCTCGAGCCCACCACGCCGCGGTTCGCCGACGAGGCGGCGACGCTGGCGCATGCCGCGTCGCGATTGCCGCAGAAGCGGCTGCGCGAACTCATGCACATCTCGCCCGCGCTCGCGAAGCTCAACGCCGACCGGTTCCGCGACTTCGACACGCTGCCCGAGCGACCGGCGCTGTTCGCGTTCGCGGGCGACGTCTATACCGGGTTCGACGTCGCCTCGCTGGATGAGCAAGGCGTGGCGTTCGCGCAGGGGCATGTACGGATGCTGTCGGGGCTGTACGGCCTGCTGCGCCCGCTGGATCTGATGCGGCCCTATCGCCTCGAAATGGGCACGCGCTGGGCGCCGCGGAAGACCAAGCTGACCGACTGGTGGGGCGACCGTATCGCCAAGGTGCTCGCCGCCGATGTCGAGGAGGACGGCACGGGCGTCGTGCTCAACCTGGCGAGCCAGGAATATTGGGCGGCGGTCGACGGCCGGTTGCCGAAGTCGGTCCGCGTCGTCGCGATCGATTTCCGCGAGGGCGCGGCGCAGAAATTTGTCAGCTTCCACGCGAAGAAGGCGCGCGGCATGGTCGCGCGGTGGATGGCCGAGCACCGGATCGAGGATATCGACGCGATGAAGGGATTCGATACCGACGGCTATGCCTATGATGCCGCGGGCAGCACCGACGACATCTGGCGGTTCGTGCGGGCATGA
- a CDS encoding HPr family phosphocarrier protein, protein MTVARTVLITNRRGLHARASAKFVTLASSQTCEVQVEKEGAGSVTGTSIMGLMMLGAAMGDSIVISATGDGADAAVATLVELVEAKFGED, encoded by the coding sequence GTGACGGTCGCGCGGACGGTGCTGATCACCAATCGCCGCGGGCTGCACGCGCGTGCGAGCGCGAAGTTCGTCACGCTCGCGTCATCGCAGACGTGCGAGGTCCAGGTCGAGAAGGAAGGCGCCGGATCGGTGACCGGCACCTCGATCATGGGGCTGATGATGCTCGGCGCGGCGATGGGCGATTCGATCGTCATCTCGGCGACCGGTGACGGCGCGGACGCGGCGGTCGCGACGCTGGTCGAACTGGTCGAAGCGAAGTTTGGCGAGGACTGA
- a CDS encoding PTS sugar transporter subunit IIA, producing MIGLVLVTHGRLAEEFVRAMIHVVGPQERVATIAIGPDDDMEERRADIAAAIAEVESGRGVIVLTDLFGGTPSNLAISLMERGRVEVIAGMNLPMLIRLGSARKSMTVVAAVAAAREAGRKYISVASEVLGEAAA from the coding sequence ATGATCGGTCTGGTATTGGTAACGCACGGGCGACTCGCCGAGGAGTTCGTCAGGGCGATGATTCACGTGGTCGGCCCGCAGGAGCGCGTCGCCACGATCGCGATCGGCCCCGACGACGACATGGAGGAACGCCGCGCGGACATCGCTGCGGCGATCGCCGAGGTCGAATCGGGACGCGGCGTGATCGTGCTGACCGACCTGTTCGGGGGTACGCCCTCCAACCTCGCCATCTCGCTGATGGAGCGCGGCCGGGTCGAGGTGATCGCGGGCATGAACCTGCCGATGCTGATCCGGCTGGGCTCTGCGCGCAAGTCGATGACGGTGGTCGCCGCAGTCGCCGCGGCGCGTGAGGCGGGGCGCAAATACATTTCCGTCGCGTCCGAGGTACTGGGCGAGGCCGCCGCGTGA
- the rapZ gene encoding RNase adapter RapZ: protein MTRDRKHIVLVTGMSGAGKSTVLKTLEDLGWEVVDNLPLLLLDRLLDAPLPEGSPDDSQPLAIGIGARTRDFDPDRIVRRLRDMRDPNGPEISTLFLDCAGPELERRYSETRRRHPLALDRPASGGIDRERALLKPLRDWANRLIDTTAMSANELAQVIRTGFAGGDRGEPILSVRSFGFSRGVPRNADLVFDMRFLRNPHWDAQLRPGTGLDADVSAYIAADPAYEAAVGRIEDLLILLLPRYRAEGKSYVTVAFGCTGGRHRSVHVTERVGARLREAGFSPTVSHRDLGAAPQDSLEGPSVGT, encoded by the coding sequence ATGACCCGCGATCGCAAGCATATCGTGCTCGTCACCGGCATGTCGGGGGCGGGCAAGTCGACGGTGCTCAAGACGCTGGAGGATCTCGGCTGGGAGGTCGTCGACAACCTGCCGCTGCTGCTGCTCGACCGGCTGCTCGACGCGCCGCTGCCCGAGGGATCGCCTGATGATTCGCAGCCTCTGGCGATCGGCATCGGTGCGCGCACGCGCGACTTCGATCCCGATCGCATCGTCCGCCGGCTGCGCGACATGCGCGACCCGAACGGGCCGGAAATCTCGACCCTGTTCCTCGATTGCGCGGGACCCGAGCTCGAGCGGCGCTATTCGGAGACGCGGCGGCGGCATCCGCTGGCGCTCGACCGGCCGGCGAGCGGCGGCATCGACCGCGAGCGCGCGCTGCTGAAGCCGCTGCGCGACTGGGCGAACCGGCTGATCGACACCACCGCGATGAGCGCGAACGAACTCGCGCAGGTCATCCGCACGGGCTTTGCCGGCGGCGACCGCGGCGAGCCGATCCTGTCGGTCCGCTCGTTCGGATTTTCCCGCGGGGTGCCGCGCAACGCCGATCTGGTCTTCGACATGCGCTTCCTGCGCAATCCGCACTGGGACGCACAGCTGCGGCCGGGCACCGGGCTCGATGCCGATGTCTCGGCCTATATCGCGGCGGACCCGGCCTACGAAGCCGCGGTCGGGCGGATCGAGGATCTGCTGATCCTGTTGCTCCCGCGCTACAGGGCGGAGGGGAAAAGCTATGTTACCGTCGCCTTCGGCTGTACCGGCGGGAGACACCGGTCGGTCCATGTGACCGAACGCGTCGGCGCACGGTTGCGCGAGGCGGGATTTTCGCCCACGGTCAGCCATCGCGACCTGGGGGCCGCGCCGCAGGACTCGCTAGAGGGACCATCGGTCGGCACATGA
- a CDS encoding HPr kinase/phosphorylase, translated as MVVLSSDRLHATTVAIEGRAVLIEGPSGAGKSDLALRLIDRGAVLVSDDQTLVMRKGKILVARAPTEIAGRMEVRGIGIVAMPHVDDVPVGLVVRLDGQVERMPDRRIRRVAGVEVREMHLDALHASTPIKVEMALRGIEVLA; from the coding sequence CTGGTCGTCCTCTCCTCTGACCGGCTGCATGCCACCACGGTCGCGATCGAAGGCCGGGCCGTGCTGATCGAAGGGCCGTCGGGCGCCGGCAAGTCGGACCTCGCGCTCAGGCTGATCGATCGCGGCGCGGTGCTGGTCAGCGACGACCAGACGCTGGTGATGCGAAAGGGCAAGATCCTCGTCGCGCGCGCACCTACCGAGATCGCCGGGCGGATGGAAGTGCGCGGGATCGGGATCGTCGCGATGCCGCATGTCGACGACGTCCCCGTCGGCCTCGTCGTGCGCCTGGACGGCCAGGTCGAGCGGATGCCCGACCGGCGGATTCGCCGGGTCGCGGGCGTCGAGGTCCGCGAGATGCACCTCGACGCGCTGCACGCCTCCACGCCGATCAAGGTCGAGATGGCGTTGCGCGGTATCGAGGTGCTGGCATGA
- a CDS encoding sensor histidine kinase: MAPGTVSLTTDLTDAEDGSDDGGGGGGTRDLTLRWSGQISLTRRILAVNIFALLLLAGGFFYLDSYRSRIVDSRVAQTRREVRLIAEAIAAVEPARRDPLLKRLAADTGARIRLFDPAGDVTADTRALGVRNFVLQDPDKDPWDQSAARFLDAVIDVIVMAPRPPLYRERREGARWPDVAAVRTQPIVATTVWRAPDRTPVITAAAPLSAGGVVMTTINARDITRTVRIERFRLSMVLLVVSIVSILLSLFLARTIVRPLRRLARAAVRVRLGRAREVVVPRLPSRRDELGMLARALSDMSLALRARIDATEAFAADVTHEMKNPLASLRSAVEGLSRVKDPALQAQLLEIVRDDVLRLDRLISDISEASRLDAQLSRAQFEPVDVAAMIEGLLAQRAARGIERGIRIRFDRDPALALVVNGEGARLERVFENLIDNAVSFSPDTGLIAIAADAARRELVVCVEDEGPGVPEDERETVFRRFQSIRPESEAFGQHSGLGLAIARTIVEAHQGSIIVESRKDRLEGARFVVRLPLADPR; the protein is encoded by the coding sequence ATGGCGCCGGGTACCGTTTCTCTGACGACTGACCTGACCGACGCCGAGGACGGCTCCGACGATGGCGGCGGCGGGGGTGGCACGCGCGACCTGACGCTGCGCTGGTCGGGGCAGATTTCGCTGACCCGGCGTATCCTCGCGGTCAACATCTTCGCGCTGTTGCTGCTCGCGGGCGGGTTCTTCTATCTCGATTCCTATCGCAGCCGGATCGTCGACAGCCGCGTCGCACAGACGCGTCGCGAGGTCCGGCTGATCGCCGAGGCGATCGCGGCCGTCGAGCCCGCGCGGCGCGATCCGTTGCTGAAGCGGCTGGCCGCGGATACGGGCGCCCGAATCCGGCTGTTCGACCCGGCGGGTGACGTGACCGCGGACACACGCGCACTCGGCGTGCGCAACTTCGTGCTGCAGGACCCCGACAAGGACCCCTGGGACCAGTCCGCCGCGCGCTTCCTGGATGCGGTGATCGACGTCATCGTGATGGCGCCGCGCCCACCGCTGTACCGCGAGCGCCGCGAGGGCGCGCGCTGGCCCGACGTGGCGGCGGTTCGAACGCAGCCGATCGTGGCGACGACGGTATGGCGCGCACCGGATCGTACGCCCGTGATCACCGCCGCGGCACCGCTGTCCGCGGGCGGCGTGGTGATGACGACGATCAACGCGCGCGACATCACCCGCACCGTCCGGATCGAGCGGTTCCGGCTGAGCATGGTGCTGCTGGTCGTGTCGATCGTGTCGATCCTGTTGTCGCTGTTCCTCGCGCGGACGATAGTGCGGCCGCTGCGCCGGCTGGCGCGTGCCGCAGTGCGGGTGCGGCTTGGCCGTGCACGCGAGGTGGTGGTGCCGCGCCTGCCCTCGCGCCGCGACGAACTGGGCATGCTCGCACGCGCGCTGTCGGATATGAGCCTCGCGCTGCGTGCGCGGATCGACGCCACGGAAGCGTTCGCCGCCGACGTCACGCACGAGATGAAGAACCCCCTCGCCTCGCTGCGGTCCGCGGTCGAGGGGCTGAGCCGCGTCAAGGACCCGGCCCTCCAGGCGCAGCTGCTCGAAATCGTGCGCGACGACGTGCTCCGGCTCGACCGGCTGATCTCCGACATCTCGGAAGCCTCGCGGCTCGACGCGCAGCTCAGCCGCGCGCAGTTCGAGCCGGTCGACGTCGCCGCGATGATCGAGGGCCTGCTCGCGCAACGCGCCGCACGCGGAATCGAGCGCGGTATCCGCATCCGTTTCGACCGCGATCCCGCGCTGGCGCTGGTGGTGAACGGCGAAGGCGCGCGGCTGGAGCGCGTGTTCGAGAACCTGATCGACAATGCGGTGTCGTTCTCGCCCGACACCGGGTTGATCGCGATCGCCGCCGATGCGGCGCGCCGCGAGCTGGTCGTATGCGTCGAGGACGAGGGCCCCGGCGTACCCGAGGACGAGCGAGAGACGGTGTTCCGCCGCTTCCAGTCGATCCGGCCGGAAAGCGAGGCGTTCGGCCAGCATTCCGGGCTCGGCCTCGCCATTGCGCGGACCATCGTCGAAGCGCATCAGGGCAGCATCATCGTCGAATCGCGGAAAGACCGGCTGGAGGGCGCCCGCTTCGTCGTCCGACTGCCGCTTGCCGACCCCCGCTGA
- a CDS encoding response regulator transcription factor has protein sequence MTATIALVDDDRNILTSVSIALQTEGFVTRLYSDGETALKALVDNPPDLAIFDIKMPRMDGLELLRRLREKSRIPVIFLTSKDDELDEALGLAMGADDYIAKPFSQRLLIARIRAILRRSELVQSPETATAAEQAGPIDRGRLSMDPARHRTTWAGESVTLTVTEFLILETLAQRPGIVKTRNQLMDAAYQDDIYVDDRTIDSHIKRLRRKFRQVDPEFDAIETLYGAGYRFSDD, from the coding sequence ATGACGGCAACGATCGCGCTCGTCGACGACGACCGCAACATCCTGACCTCGGTGTCCATCGCGCTGCAGACCGAAGGGTTCGTGACGCGGCTCTATTCGGACGGCGAGACCGCGTTGAAGGCGCTGGTCGACAATCCGCCCGATCTGGCGATCTTCGACATCAAGATGCCGCGGATGGACGGGCTGGAGCTACTGCGCCGGCTGCGCGAGAAGAGCCGGATCCCGGTGATCTTCCTGACCAGCAAGGACGACGAGCTCGACGAGGCGCTGGGCCTCGCGATGGGCGCGGACGACTATATCGCCAAGCCGTTCTCGCAGCGGCTGCTGATCGCGCGGATCCGGGCGATCCTGCGGCGGTCGGAACTCGTCCAGTCGCCCGAGACCGCGACCGCGGCGGAGCAGGCCGGGCCGATCGATCGCGGTCGCCTCAGCATGGACCCGGCGCGGCATCGCACGACCTGGGCCGGCGAAAGCGTCACGCTGACCGTGACCGAGTTCCTGATCCTCGAGACGCTGGCGCAGCGGCCCGGCATCGTGAAGACGCGCAACCAGCTGATGGACGCGGCGTACCAGGACGACATCTATGTCGACGATCGGACGATCGATAGCCACATCAAGCGGCTGAGGCGCAAGTTCCGCCAGGTCGACCCCGAGTTCGACGCGATCGAGACGCTGTATGGCGCCGGGTACCGTTTCTCTGACGACTGA
- a CDS encoding phosphoenolpyruvate carboxykinase: MTDARIPSRGLDAQGIRTPARLHWNLVTAQLVEAALARGEGSLSADGPLVVETAPHTGRSAQDKFIVRDAETETTVWWGKSNKAMDPAHFAALKADFMTALGEKQELFVQDLFGGSQPDHRVKVRVVTELAWHNLFIRTMLVRPEEAALKDFVADYTIIDLPSFRADPARHGCRSETVIAVNFTDRLILIGGTRYAGEMKKSVFGLLNYLLPPTGVMPMHCSANMGPNGDTAVFFGLSGTGKTTLSADASRTLIGDDEHGWSDTAVFNFEGGCYAKMIRLSADAEPEIFATTKRFGTVLENVVMDPDTRRLDLDDHTLAENSRGAYPIDFIPNASAENMGPVPRNIVMLTADAYGVLPPIAKLTPDQAMYHFLSGYTARVAGTEIGVTEPDATFSTCFGAPFMPRHPSVYGNLLKERIAKGGVDCWLVNTGWTGGKYGVGNRMPIQTTRALLNAALDGSLKDATFRTDPNFGFQVPVAVPGVDGAILDPRTTWADGAAYDETAAKLVDLFVENFAQFAEHVDQGVRDAAPQVTRVTEPA; this comes from the coding sequence ATGACCGACGCCCGTATTCCGTCCAGGGGGCTCGATGCCCAGGGCATCCGCACGCCCGCACGACTGCACTGGAACCTCGTAACCGCCCAACTCGTCGAGGCGGCACTTGCGCGCGGCGAGGGAAGCTTGTCCGCCGACGGTCCGCTGGTCGTCGAGACCGCGCCGCACACCGGCCGCTCGGCACAGGACAAGTTCATCGTCCGCGACGCCGAGACCGAAACCACGGTCTGGTGGGGCAAGAGCAACAAGGCGATGGACCCCGCGCATTTCGCCGCGCTGAAAGCGGACTTCATGACCGCGCTGGGCGAGAAGCAGGAGCTGTTCGTCCAGGACCTGTTCGGCGGATCGCAGCCCGATCACCGCGTGAAGGTGCGCGTCGTCACCGAGCTTGCGTGGCACAATCTGTTCATCCGGACGATGCTGGTGCGGCCCGAGGAAGCGGCGCTCAAGGATTTCGTCGCCGACTACACGATCATCGACCTGCCGAGTTTTCGCGCCGATCCCGCGCGCCATGGTTGCCGCAGCGAGACGGTGATCGCGGTCAACTTCACCGACAGGCTGATTCTGATCGGCGGCACGCGCTACGCCGGCGAGATGAAGAAGTCGGTGTTCGGGCTGCTCAACTATCTGCTTCCGCCGACCGGCGTGATGCCGATGCATTGTTCGGCGAACATGGGTCCGAACGGCGACACCGCGGTGTTCTTCGGCCTGTCGGGCACCGGCAAGACCACGCTCAGCGCCGACGCCAGCCGCACGCTGATCGGAGACGACGAGCATGGCTGGTCCGACACCGCGGTCTTCAACTTCGAGGGCGGCTGCTACGCCAAGATGATCCGGCTGTCCGCGGACGCCGAACCCGAGATCTTCGCGACCACCAAGCGGTTCGGCACCGTGCTCGAGAATGTCGTGATGGACCCCGATACGCGGCGGCTCGATCTCGACGATCACACGCTCGCGGAGAACAGCCGCGGCGCGTATCCGATCGACTTCATCCCCAATGCCAGCGCCGAGAACATGGGGCCGGTGCCGCGCAACATCGTGATGCTGACTGCCGACGCGTACGGCGTGCTGCCGCCGATCGCGAAGCTGACGCCCGACCAGGCGATGTACCATTTCCTGTCGGGCTATACCGCGCGGGTCGCCGGGACCGAGATCGGGGTTACCGAACCCGACGCGACCTTCTCGACCTGCTTCGGCGCGCCGTTCATGCCGCGCCATCCGTCGGTCTACGGCAACCTGCTTAAGGAGCGGATCGCGAAGGGCGGGGTCGATTGCTGGCTGGTCAACACCGGCTGGACCGGGGGCAAGTACGGCGTCGGCAATCGCATGCCGATCCAAACGACGCGCGCGCTGCTCAACGCCGCGCTCGACGGCAGCCTCAAGGATGCGACGTTCCGGACCGATCCCAATTTCGGCTTCCAGGTGCCCGTTGCGGTCCCGGGCGTCGATGGCGCGATCCTCGACCCGCGCACGACCTGGGCGGACGGCGCGGCGTACGACGAGACGGCGGCCAAGCTGGTCGACCTGTTCGTCGAGAATTTCGCGCAGTTCGCAGAGCATGTCGATCAGGGCGTGCGGGACGCTGCGCCGCAGGTGACGCGCGTGACCGAGCCGGCCTGA
- a CDS encoding NfeD family protein: MGAIGASSAWLIAALLLGIAELAVPGVFLVFLAIAAAATGFAVFALPDLPVTAQLGSFAAWSVVTVLIGKRWYVDYPVEGGDPMLNDRAARLVGEIVTVETAIIAGHGRVVVGDGGWPARGADAAVGTRMRVVAVEGGTVVVEPLEA; this comes from the coding sequence ATGGGCGCGATCGGCGCATCGAGCGCGTGGCTGATCGCGGCGCTGCTGCTCGGCATTGCCGAGCTCGCGGTGCCGGGCGTGTTCCTGGTGTTCCTAGCGATCGCCGCGGCGGCGACGGGTTTCGCCGTGTTCGCACTGCCCGACTTGCCGGTGACGGCGCAGCTCGGGTCGTTCGCGGCATGGAGCGTGGTGACGGTGCTGATCGGGAAGCGCTGGTATGTCGACTATCCGGTCGAGGGCGGCGACCCGATGCTCAACGACCGCGCCGCGCGGCTGGTCGGCGAGATCGTAACGGTCGAGACCGCGATCATCGCCGGCCACGGCCGCGTGGTGGTCGGCGACGGCGGATGGCCTGCGCGGGGCGCGGATGCGGCAGTGGGGACGCGCATGCGGGTTGTCGCGGTCGAGGGCGGGACGGTAGTGGTCGAGCCGCTGGAGGCCTGA
- a CDS encoding SPFH domain-containing protein, with translation MGLTLAALILALVLFYLFTSIKIVRQGYQYTIEHFGRFTAVARPGFNFYPAFFYRVGRKVNMMEQVIDIPGQEIITKDNAMISTDGVVFFQVLDSAKAAYEVSDLYMALLQLTTTNLRTVMGSMDLDETLSKRDEINARLLNVVDHATTPWGVKITRVEIKDIRPPADIVNAMGRQMKAEREKRANILDAEGSRASEILRAEGQKQARILESEGRKESAFRDAEARERAAEAEAAATRAVSHAIEEGGAQAINYFIAQKYVEAIGKFATSPNAKTILFPVEATQLMGTLGGIGELAKDALADRVPTPQVKTEGKAEARRGPFELPKA, from the coding sequence ATGGGCCTGACCTTAGCCGCACTGATACTCGCGCTGGTGCTCTTCTACCTCTTCACCAGTATCAAGATCGTCCGCCAGGGCTATCAGTACACGATCGAACATTTCGGCCGCTTCACCGCGGTCGCCCGGCCCGGGTTCAACTTCTACCCCGCCTTCTTCTACCGGGTGGGGCGGAAAGTGAACATGATGGAGCAGGTGATCGACATCCCCGGTCAGGAGATCATCACCAAGGACAATGCGATGATCTCGACCGACGGGGTCGTGTTCTTTCAGGTGCTCGACTCGGCCAAGGCCGCGTACGAGGTGTCCGACCTGTACATGGCGCTGCTGCAGCTCACGACGACCAACCTGCGCACCGTTATGGGGTCGATGGACCTCGACGAGACGCTGTCGAAGCGCGACGAGATCAACGCGCGTCTGTTGAACGTCGTCGATCACGCGACGACGCCCTGGGGCGTCAAGATCACGCGCGTCGAGATCAAGGACATCCGCCCGCCCGCCGACATCGTCAACGCGATGGGCCGTCAGATGAAGGCCGAGCGCGAGAAGCGCGCCAATATCCTCGATGCCGAGGGCAGCCGTGCTTCGGAGATCCTTCGCGCCGAAGGGCAGAAGCAGGCGCGGATCCTCGAATCGGAAGGGCGCAAGGAGTCGGCGTTCCGCGACGCCGAGGCACGCGAGCGAGCTGCGGAAGCCGAAGCGGCGGCGACGCGCGCGGTGTCGCACGCGATCGAGGAAGGCGGCGCGCAGGCGATCAACTATTTCATCGCGCAGAAATATGTCGAGGCGATCGGCAAGTTCGCGACCAGCCCCAACGCCAAGACGATCCTGTTCCCGGTCGAGGCAACCCAGCTGATGGGGACGCTGGGCGGGATCGGCGAGCTCGCCAAGGACGCGCTCGCCGACCGCGTGCCGACGCCGCAGGTCAAGACCGAGGGCAAAGCCGAAGCGCGGCGCGGGCCCTTCGAGCTGCCGAAGGCCTGA
- the guaB gene encoding IMP dehydrogenase, producing MDIRLGLTFDDVLLVPAESDIVPSQTNTATRVTRGIALDIPILSSAMDTVTEADMAIVMAQLGGIGVLHRNLEIDEQVAAVRAVKRFESGMVVNPITIAPSATLAEAQALMVRHKISGIPVVEADGKLVGILTNRDVRFAENPKQPVSELMTHENLATVSTGVGKEEARRLLHQRRIEKLLVVDERYRCVGLITVKDIEKAVTYPNATKDDAGRLRVAAATTVGDKGFARTEALVDAELDLVVIDTAHGHNRDVARAVERVKKLSNSVQVIAGNVATGDATRALIDAGADGIKVGIGPGSICTTRVVAGVGVPQLTAVMDCAEVGLKAGVPVIADGGLRTSGDLAKALASGASACMIGSLLAGTEEAPGETFLFQGRAYKSYRGMGSVGAMGRGSADRYFQGDIKDQMKLVPEGIEGQVAFKGPAKDVIHQLVGGIRAAMGYTGSATIRDLQDRAQFVQITGAGLKESHVHDVTITREAPNYPTR from the coding sequence ATGGATATCCGCCTCGGCCTCACCTTCGACGACGTTCTGCTCGTGCCGGCCGAATCCGACATCGTGCCAAGCCAGACCAACACCGCGACACGCGTCACGCGCGGCATCGCGCTCGACATCCCGATCCTCTCCTCGGCGATGGACACCGTGACCGAGGCCGACATGGCGATCGTCATGGCGCAGTTGGGCGGGATCGGCGTGCTCCACCGCAATCTCGAGATCGACGAACAGGTCGCGGCCGTCCGCGCGGTGAAACGGTTCGAGAGCGGCATGGTCGTCAACCCGATCACGATCGCGCCGTCGGCGACGCTCGCCGAGGCGCAGGCGTTGATGGTCCGCCACAAGATCAGCGGCATCCCCGTGGTCGAGGCCGACGGGAAGCTCGTCGGCATCCTCACCAACCGCGACGTGCGGTTCGCGGAGAACCCGAAGCAGCCCGTGTCCGAGCTGATGACGCACGAGAACCTCGCGACCGTCTCGACCGGCGTTGGCAAGGAAGAGGCGCGGCGGCTGCTGCACCAGCGGCGGATCGAGAAGCTGCTGGTGGTCGACGAGCGCTATCGCTGCGTCGGGCTGATCACCGTCAAGGATATCGAAAAGGCGGTCACCTATCCCAACGCGACCAAGGACGATGCCGGCCGCCTGCGTGTCGCGGCCGCAACCACGGTCGGCGACAAGGGTTTCGCGCGCACCGAGGCGCTGGTCGATGCCGAGCTCGACCTCGTCGTGATCGACACCGCGCACGGCCACAACCGCGACGTCGCGCGCGCGGTCGAGCGGGTCAAGAAGCTGTCGAACTCGGTGCAGGTGATCGCCGGCAACGTCGCCACCGGCGACGCGACGCGCGCGCTGATCGATGCGGGTGCGGACGGGATCAAGGTCGGGATCGGCCCGGGCTCGATCTGCACCACGCGAGTCGTCGCGGGCGTCGGCGTGCCGCAGCTGACCGCGGTGATGGACTGCGCCGAGGTCGGGCTGAAGGCGGGCGTCCCCGTCATCGCGGATGGCGGCCTGCGGACCTCGGGCGACCTCGCCAAGGCGCTCGCGTCGGGCGCGTCGGCGTGCATGATCGGCTCGCTGCTCGCGGGCACCGAGGAAGCGCCGGGCGAAACCTTTCTGTTTCAGGGCCGCGCGTACAAATCCTATCGCGGGATGGGATCGGTCGGCGCGATGGGCCGCGGGTCCGCGGACCGTTATTTCCAGGGCGACATCAAGGACCAGATGAAGCTCGTCCCCGAGGGGATCGAGGGCCAGGTCGCGTTCAAGGGTCCGGCGAAGGACGTCATCCACCAGCTCGTCGGCGGCATCCGTGCGGCGATGGGCTATACCGGCTCGGCGACGATCCGCGACCTGCAGGACCGCGCGCAGTTCGTGCAGATCACCGGCGCGGGGCTGAAGGAAAGCCATGTCCACGACGTGACGATCACGCGCGAGGCGCCGAACTACCCGACGCGGTAA